In Kitasatospora gansuensis, a genomic segment contains:
- a CDS encoding nucleotidyltransferase domain-containing protein gives MQETADRLALAPGVVGVLLGGSRARGEHRPDSDWDLGIYYRGELDLAALRTLAGPSVEVTAPGGWGPWVNGGAWLRAADGTAVDWILRDLDRVSQVWADCREGRYEVGIQAGHPLGFWSPCYPGEVALGQILADPTGELTDLQHRTMTYPEPLREALTAGAWEAEFLLAAAAKGATRADTLYVSLCLSRAVGVLVQAMHAHARRWCLNEKGALPVAETLPSAPPDFGPRVHRLLGAPGTTAESLTATVAEAGALVAETRAAFGKT, from the coding sequence ATTCAGGAGACGGCCGATCGCCTGGCCCTGGCACCAGGCGTGGTCGGCGTCCTGCTCGGCGGCAGCCGGGCCCGTGGCGAACACCGCCCGGACTCCGACTGGGACCTCGGCATCTACTACCGTGGCGAACTCGACCTCGCCGCCCTGCGCACCCTGGCCGGCCCTTCGGTCGAGGTGACCGCCCCGGGCGGCTGGGGCCCCTGGGTCAACGGCGGCGCCTGGCTCCGCGCCGCCGACGGCACGGCGGTCGACTGGATCCTGCGCGACCTCGACCGTGTCTCCCAGGTCTGGGCCGACTGCCGCGAAGGCCGCTACGAGGTGGGCATCCAGGCCGGCCACCCCCTCGGCTTCTGGTCCCCCTGCTATCCGGGCGAGGTCGCCCTCGGCCAGATCCTCGCCGACCCGACCGGCGAACTGACAGACCTTCAGCACCGCACCATGACCTACCCCGAACCCCTGCGCGAGGCCCTGACAGCGGGCGCCTGGGAGGCCGAGTTCCTGCTCGCCGCCGCAGCGAAGGGCGCCACTCGCGCCGACACCTTGTACGTCTCCCTCTGCCTCTCCCGCGCCGTGGGCGTGCTCGTCCAAGCGATGCACGCCCACGCCCGACGCTGGTGCCTCAACGAGAAGGGCGCCCTCCCCGTCGCCGAAACCCTCCCGAGCGCCCCACCCGACTTCGGCCCCCGGGTCCACCGCCTCCTGGGAGCCCCCGGCACCACGGCCGAATCCCTGACGGCCACCGTCGCCGAGGCCGGCGCCCTCGTCGCGGAGACCCGCGCCGCCTTCGGCAAGACCTGA